In one window of Drosophila mauritiana strain mau12 chromosome X, ASM438214v1, whole genome shotgun sequence DNA:
- the LOC117148073 gene encoding cAMP-specific 3',5'-cyclic phosphodiesterase isoform X9, producing the protein MVCSFCCCCYNFRNSPSSFDVENGQGARSPLEGGSPSAGLVLQNLPQRRESFLYRSDSDFEMSPKSMSRNSSIASERFKEQEASILVDRSHGEDLIVTPFAQILASLRSVRNNLLSLTNVPASNKSRRPNQSSSASRSGNPPGAPLSQGEEAYTRLATDTIEELDWCLDQLETIQTHRSVSDMASLKFKRMLNKELSHFSESSRSGNQISEYICSTFLDKQQEFDLPSLRVEDNPELVAANAAAGQQSAGQYARSRSPRGPPMSQISGVKRPLSHTNSFTGERLPTFGVETPRENELGTLLGELDTWGIQIFSIGEFSVNRPLTCVAYTIFQSRELLTSLMIPPKTFLNFMSTLEDHYVKDNPFHNSLHAADVTQSTNVLLNTPALEGVFTPLEVGGALFAACIHDVDHPGLTNQFLVNSSSELALMYNDESVLENHHLAVAFKLLQNQGCDIFCNMQKKQRQTLRKMVIDIVLSTDMSKHMSLLADLKTMVETKKVAGSGVLLLDNYTDRIQVLENLVHCADLSNPTKPLPLYKRWVALLMEEFFLQGDKERESGMDISPMCDRHNATIEKSQVGFIDYIVHPLWETWADLVHPDAQDILDTLEENRDYYQSMIPPSPPPSGVDENPQEDRIRFQVTLEESDQENLAELEEGDESGGESTTTGTTGTTAASALSGAGGGGGAGGGVAPRTGGCQNQPQHGGM; encoded by the exons TTTCGATGTAGAAAATGGCCAGGGCGCTAGATCACCGCTCGAGGGCGGCTCTCCCAGCGCCGGTTTGGTACTACAGAATTTGCCGCAGCGTCGCGAATCGTTTCTATATCGCTCCGATTCGGACTTTGAGATGTCGCCCAAGTCCATGTCCCGAAACTCAAGCATCGCTAGCGAAAG GTTTAAAGAACAGGAAGCCTCTATACTCGTTGACCGATC CCACGGCGAGGATCTCATTGTGACGCCTTTCGCCCAAATTTTAGCCAGCTTACGTTCAGTGCGCAACAATTTATTAAGTCTGACAAATGTTCCAGCATCAAACAA ATCCAGGCGGCCCAACCAATCCTCGTCGGCCTCGCGATCGGGAAACCCCCCAGGAGCCCCGCTGTCCCAGGGCGAGGAGGCCTACACCCGCCTGGCCACCGACACAATCGAGGAGCTGGACTGGTGCCTCGACCAGCTGGAGACCATCCAGACCCATCGCAGCGTCTCCGACATGGCGTCGCTTAAG TTCAAACGCATGCTCAACAAGGAGCTGTCGCACTTCAGCGAGTCCAGCAGATCGGGAAATCAGATTTCCGAATATATATGTTCCACATTTTTGG ACAAGCAGCAGGAGTTCGACTTGCCATCGCTGCGCGTGGAGGATAACCCCGAGCTGGTGGCCGCCAACGCGGCCGCTGGCCAGCAGTCCGCGGGACAGTACGCGCGCTCCCGCTCGCCGCGCGGTCCGCCCATGTCGCAGATCAGCGGCGTGAAGAGGCCGCTGTCGCACACCAACAGCTTCACCGGCGAACGGCTGCCCACCTTCGGCGTGGAGACACCCAGGGAGAACGAGCTGGGCACCCTGCTCGGCGAACTGGACACCTGGGGTATTCAGATATTCAGCATCGGCGAGTTCAGCGTCAATCGACCGCTCACCTGTGTGGCATACACCATATTTCAG AGTAGAGAATTACTGACCAGTCTTATGATACCACCGAAAACTTTTCTTAACTTTATGTCTACTCTGGAGGACCACTACGTCAAAGACAATCCGTTTCACAATTCGCTGCATGCCGCCGACGTGACCCAAAGCACCAACGTGCTACTCAATACACCGGCGCTGGAGGGCGTGTTCACACCGCTCGAAGTGGGCGGGGCGCTGTTCGCCGCCTGCATCCACGATGTTGATCATCCCGGCTTAACCAATCAGTTCTTGGTTAACTCAA GTTCCGAACTAGCATTAATGTACAATGACGAATCTGTTTTGGAAAATCATCATTTAGCTGTTGCCTTTAAATTATTACAAAATCAAGGATGTGATATATTCTGTAATATGCAAAA GAAACAACGCCAAACATTGAGGAAAATGGTTATTGATATTGTGCTGTCCACGGACATGTCCAAGCACATGAGTCTGCTGGCCGACCTGAAGACAATGGTGGAAACCAAGAAGGTGGCCGGCTCCGGAGTACTGCTGCTGGACAACTACACCGATCGCATACAG GTGCTTGAGAATCTGGTGCACTGCGCCGATCTGAGCAATCCCACCAAGCCGCTGCCGCTTTACAAGCGCTGGGTAGCCCTGCTCATGGAGGAGTTCTTCCTGCAGGGCGACAAGGAGCGCGAGTCGGGCATGGACATCAGTCCCATGTGCGATCGCCACAATGCCACCATCGAGAAGTCGCAGGTGGGCTTCATCGACTACATCGTCCACCCACTATGGGAGACCTGGGCGGACCTGGTGCACCCGGATGCCCAGGATATACTCGACACGCTTGAAGAGAACAGAGACTACTACCAGAGCATGATACCGCCTTCGCCGCCGCCATCGGGCGTCGATGAGAATCCGCAGGAGGACAGGATACGCTTTCAA GTAACCCTTGAGGAATCCGACCAGGAGAACCTCGCCGAGCTGGAGGAGGGCGACGAGAGTGGTGGCGAGAGCACCACCACGGGCACCACCGGAACCACCGCCGCCTCCGCGCTAAGCGGGGCTGGGGGCGGTGGCGGCGCAGGCGGGGGAGTGGCACCAAGAACGGGTGGCTGCCAAAACCAACCGCAACACGGTGGAATGTGA
- the LOC117148073 gene encoding cAMP-specific 3',5'-cyclic phosphodiesterase isoform X1: MQAEQGSIGDLQKYHSRYLKNRRHTLANVRFDVENGQGARSPLEGGSPSAGLVLQNLPQRRESFLYRSDSDFEMSPKSMSRNSSIASERFKEQEASILVDRSHGEDLIVTPFAQILASLRSVRNNLLSLTNVPASNKRPNQSSSASRSGNPPGAPLSQGEEAYTRLATDTIEELDWCLDQLETIQTHRSVSDMASLKFKRMLNKELSHFSESSRSGNQISEYICSTFLDKQQEFDLPSLRVEDNPELVAANAAAGQQSAGQYARSRSPRGPPMSQISGVKRPLSHTNSFTGERLPTFGVETPRENELGTLLGELDTWGIQIFSIGEFSVNRPLTCVAYTIFQSRELLTSLMIPPKTFLNFMSTLEDHYVKDNPFHNSLHAADVTQSTNVLLNTPALEGVFTPLEVGGALFAACIHDVDHPGLTNQFLVNSSSELALMYNDESVLENHHLAVAFKLLQNQGCDIFCNMQKKQRQTLRKMVIDIVLSTDMSKHMSLLADLKTMVETKKVAGSGVLLLDNYTDRIQVLENLVHCADLSNPTKPLPLYKRWVALLMEEFFLQGDKERESGMDISPMCDRHNATIEKSQVGFIDYIVHPLWETWADLVHPDAQDILDTLEENRDYYQSMIPPSPPPSGVDENPQEDRIRFQVTLEESDQENLAELEEGDESGGESTTTGTTGTTAASALSGAGGGGGAGGGVAPRTGGCQNQPQHGGM, from the exons TTTCGATGTAGAAAATGGCCAGGGCGCTAGATCACCGCTCGAGGGCGGCTCTCCCAGCGCCGGTTTGGTACTACAGAATTTGCCGCAGCGTCGCGAATCGTTTCTATATCGCTCCGATTCGGACTTTGAGATGTCGCCCAAGTCCATGTCCCGAAACTCAAGCATCGCTAGCGAAAG GTTTAAAGAACAGGAAGCCTCTATACTCGTTGACCGATC CCACGGCGAGGATCTCATTGTGACGCCTTTCGCCCAAATTTTAGCCAGCTTACGTTCAGTGCGCAACAATTTATTAAGTCTGACAAATGTTCCAGCATCAAACAA GCGGCCCAACCAATCCTCGTCGGCCTCGCGATCGGGAAACCCCCCAGGAGCCCCGCTGTCCCAGGGCGAGGAGGCCTACACCCGCCTGGCCACCGACACAATCGAGGAGCTGGACTGGTGCCTCGACCAGCTGGAGACCATCCAGACCCATCGCAGCGTCTCCGACATGGCGTCGCTTAAG TTCAAACGCATGCTCAACAAGGAGCTGTCGCACTTCAGCGAGTCCAGCAGATCGGGAAATCAGATTTCCGAATATATATGTTCCACATTTTTGG ACAAGCAGCAGGAGTTCGACTTGCCATCGCTGCGCGTGGAGGATAACCCCGAGCTGGTGGCCGCCAACGCGGCCGCTGGCCAGCAGTCCGCGGGACAGTACGCGCGCTCCCGCTCGCCGCGCGGTCCGCCCATGTCGCAGATCAGCGGCGTGAAGAGGCCGCTGTCGCACACCAACAGCTTCACCGGCGAACGGCTGCCCACCTTCGGCGTGGAGACACCCAGGGAGAACGAGCTGGGCACCCTGCTCGGCGAACTGGACACCTGGGGTATTCAGATATTCAGCATCGGCGAGTTCAGCGTCAATCGACCGCTCACCTGTGTGGCATACACCATATTTCAG AGTAGAGAATTACTGACCAGTCTTATGATACCACCGAAAACTTTTCTTAACTTTATGTCTACTCTGGAGGACCACTACGTCAAAGACAATCCGTTTCACAATTCGCTGCATGCCGCCGACGTGACCCAAAGCACCAACGTGCTACTCAATACACCGGCGCTGGAGGGCGTGTTCACACCGCTCGAAGTGGGCGGGGCGCTGTTCGCCGCCTGCATCCACGATGTTGATCATCCCGGCTTAACCAATCAGTTCTTGGTTAACTCAA GTTCCGAACTAGCATTAATGTACAATGACGAATCTGTTTTGGAAAATCATCATTTAGCTGTTGCCTTTAAATTATTACAAAATCAAGGATGTGATATATTCTGTAATATGCAAAA GAAACAACGCCAAACATTGAGGAAAATGGTTATTGATATTGTGCTGTCCACGGACATGTCCAAGCACATGAGTCTGCTGGCCGACCTGAAGACAATGGTGGAAACCAAGAAGGTGGCCGGCTCCGGAGTACTGCTGCTGGACAACTACACCGATCGCATACAG GTGCTTGAGAATCTGGTGCACTGCGCCGATCTGAGCAATCCCACCAAGCCGCTGCCGCTTTACAAGCGCTGGGTAGCCCTGCTCATGGAGGAGTTCTTCCTGCAGGGCGACAAGGAGCGCGAGTCGGGCATGGACATCAGTCCCATGTGCGATCGCCACAATGCCACCATCGAGAAGTCGCAGGTGGGCTTCATCGACTACATCGTCCACCCACTATGGGAGACCTGGGCGGACCTGGTGCACCCGGATGCCCAGGATATACTCGACACGCTTGAAGAGAACAGAGACTACTACCAGAGCATGATACCGCCTTCGCCGCCGCCATCGGGCGTCGATGAGAATCCGCAGGAGGACAGGATACGCTTTCAA GTAACCCTTGAGGAATCCGACCAGGAGAACCTCGCCGAGCTGGAGGAGGGCGACGAGAGTGGTGGCGAGAGCACCACCACGGGCACCACCGGAACCACCGCCGCCTCCGCGCTAAGCGGGGCTGGGGGCGGTGGCGGCGCAGGCGGGGGAGTGGCACCAAGAACGGGTGGCTGCCAAAACCAACCGCAACACGGTGGAATGTGA
- the LOC117148073 gene encoding cAMP-specific 3',5'-cyclic phosphodiesterase isoform X2, with amino-acid sequence MQAEQGSIGDLQKYHSRYLKNRRHTLANVRFDVENGQGARSPLEGGSPSAGLVLQNLPQRRESFLYRSDSDFEMSPKSMSRNSSIASESHGEDLIVTPFAQILASLRSVRNNLLSLTNVPASNKSRRPNQSSSASRSGNPPGAPLSQGEEAYTRLATDTIEELDWCLDQLETIQTHRSVSDMASLKFKRMLNKELSHFSESSRSGNQISEYICSTFLDKQQEFDLPSLRVEDNPELVAANAAAGQQSAGQYARSRSPRGPPMSQISGVKRPLSHTNSFTGERLPTFGVETPRENELGTLLGELDTWGIQIFSIGEFSVNRPLTCVAYTIFQSRELLTSLMIPPKTFLNFMSTLEDHYVKDNPFHNSLHAADVTQSTNVLLNTPALEGVFTPLEVGGALFAACIHDVDHPGLTNQFLVNSSSELALMYNDESVLENHHLAVAFKLLQNQGCDIFCNMQKKQRQTLRKMVIDIVLSTDMSKHMSLLADLKTMVETKKVAGSGVLLLDNYTDRIQVLENLVHCADLSNPTKPLPLYKRWVALLMEEFFLQGDKERESGMDISPMCDRHNATIEKSQVGFIDYIVHPLWETWADLVHPDAQDILDTLEENRDYYQSMIPPSPPPSGVDENPQEDRIRFQVTLEESDQENLAELEEGDESGGESTTTGTTGTTAASALSGAGGGGGAGGGVAPRTGGCQNQPQHGGM; translated from the exons TTTCGATGTAGAAAATGGCCAGGGCGCTAGATCACCGCTCGAGGGCGGCTCTCCCAGCGCCGGTTTGGTACTACAGAATTTGCCGCAGCGTCGCGAATCGTTTCTATATCGCTCCGATTCGGACTTTGAGATGTCGCCCAAGTCCATGTCCCGAAACTCAAGCATCGCTAGCGAAAG CCACGGCGAGGATCTCATTGTGACGCCTTTCGCCCAAATTTTAGCCAGCTTACGTTCAGTGCGCAACAATTTATTAAGTCTGACAAATGTTCCAGCATCAAACAA ATCCAGGCGGCCCAACCAATCCTCGTCGGCCTCGCGATCGGGAAACCCCCCAGGAGCCCCGCTGTCCCAGGGCGAGGAGGCCTACACCCGCCTGGCCACCGACACAATCGAGGAGCTGGACTGGTGCCTCGACCAGCTGGAGACCATCCAGACCCATCGCAGCGTCTCCGACATGGCGTCGCTTAAG TTCAAACGCATGCTCAACAAGGAGCTGTCGCACTTCAGCGAGTCCAGCAGATCGGGAAATCAGATTTCCGAATATATATGTTCCACATTTTTGG ACAAGCAGCAGGAGTTCGACTTGCCATCGCTGCGCGTGGAGGATAACCCCGAGCTGGTGGCCGCCAACGCGGCCGCTGGCCAGCAGTCCGCGGGACAGTACGCGCGCTCCCGCTCGCCGCGCGGTCCGCCCATGTCGCAGATCAGCGGCGTGAAGAGGCCGCTGTCGCACACCAACAGCTTCACCGGCGAACGGCTGCCCACCTTCGGCGTGGAGACACCCAGGGAGAACGAGCTGGGCACCCTGCTCGGCGAACTGGACACCTGGGGTATTCAGATATTCAGCATCGGCGAGTTCAGCGTCAATCGACCGCTCACCTGTGTGGCATACACCATATTTCAG AGTAGAGAATTACTGACCAGTCTTATGATACCACCGAAAACTTTTCTTAACTTTATGTCTACTCTGGAGGACCACTACGTCAAAGACAATCCGTTTCACAATTCGCTGCATGCCGCCGACGTGACCCAAAGCACCAACGTGCTACTCAATACACCGGCGCTGGAGGGCGTGTTCACACCGCTCGAAGTGGGCGGGGCGCTGTTCGCCGCCTGCATCCACGATGTTGATCATCCCGGCTTAACCAATCAGTTCTTGGTTAACTCAA GTTCCGAACTAGCATTAATGTACAATGACGAATCTGTTTTGGAAAATCATCATTTAGCTGTTGCCTTTAAATTATTACAAAATCAAGGATGTGATATATTCTGTAATATGCAAAA GAAACAACGCCAAACATTGAGGAAAATGGTTATTGATATTGTGCTGTCCACGGACATGTCCAAGCACATGAGTCTGCTGGCCGACCTGAAGACAATGGTGGAAACCAAGAAGGTGGCCGGCTCCGGAGTACTGCTGCTGGACAACTACACCGATCGCATACAG GTGCTTGAGAATCTGGTGCACTGCGCCGATCTGAGCAATCCCACCAAGCCGCTGCCGCTTTACAAGCGCTGGGTAGCCCTGCTCATGGAGGAGTTCTTCCTGCAGGGCGACAAGGAGCGCGAGTCGGGCATGGACATCAGTCCCATGTGCGATCGCCACAATGCCACCATCGAGAAGTCGCAGGTGGGCTTCATCGACTACATCGTCCACCCACTATGGGAGACCTGGGCGGACCTGGTGCACCCGGATGCCCAGGATATACTCGACACGCTTGAAGAGAACAGAGACTACTACCAGAGCATGATACCGCCTTCGCCGCCGCCATCGGGCGTCGATGAGAATCCGCAGGAGGACAGGATACGCTTTCAA GTAACCCTTGAGGAATCCGACCAGGAGAACCTCGCCGAGCTGGAGGAGGGCGACGAGAGTGGTGGCGAGAGCACCACCACGGGCACCACCGGAACCACCGCCGCCTCCGCGCTAAGCGGGGCTGGGGGCGGTGGCGGCGCAGGCGGGGGAGTGGCACCAAGAACGGGTGGCTGCCAAAACCAACCGCAACACGGTGGAATGTGA
- the LOC117148073 gene encoding cAMP-specific 3',5'-cyclic phosphodiesterase isoform X12, with the protein MSPKSMSRNSSIASERFKEQEASILVDRSHGEDLIVTPFAQILASLRSVRNNLLSLTNVPASNKSRRPNQSSSASRSGNPPGAPLSQGEEAYTRLATDTIEELDWCLDQLETIQTHRSVSDMASLKFKRMLNKELSHFSESSRSGNQISEYICSTFLDKQQEFDLPSLRVEDNPELVAANAAAGQQSAGQYARSRSPRGPPMSQISGVKRPLSHTNSFTGERLPTFGVETPRENELGTLLGELDTWGIQIFSIGEFSVNRPLTCVAYTIFQSRELLTSLMIPPKTFLNFMSTLEDHYVKDNPFHNSLHAADVTQSTNVLLNTPALEGVFTPLEVGGALFAACIHDVDHPGLTNQFLVNSSSELALMYNDESVLENHHLAVAFKLLQNQGCDIFCNMQKKQRQTLRKMVIDIVLSTDMSKHMSLLADLKTMVETKKVAGSGVLLLDNYTDRIQVLENLVHCADLSNPTKPLPLYKRWVALLMEEFFLQGDKERESGMDISPMCDRHNATIEKSQVGFIDYIVHPLWETWADLVHPDAQDILDTLEENRDYYQSMIPPSPPPSGVDENPQEDRIRFQVTLEESDQENLAELEEGDESGGESTTTGTTGTTAASALSGAGGGGGAGGGVAPRTGGCQNQPQHGGM; encoded by the exons ATGTCGCCCAAGTCCATGTCCCGAAACTCAAGCATCGCTAGCGAAAG GTTTAAAGAACAGGAAGCCTCTATACTCGTTGACCGATC CCACGGCGAGGATCTCATTGTGACGCCTTTCGCCCAAATTTTAGCCAGCTTACGTTCAGTGCGCAACAATTTATTAAGTCTGACAAATGTTCCAGCATCAAACAA ATCCAGGCGGCCCAACCAATCCTCGTCGGCCTCGCGATCGGGAAACCCCCCAGGAGCCCCGCTGTCCCAGGGCGAGGAGGCCTACACCCGCCTGGCCACCGACACAATCGAGGAGCTGGACTGGTGCCTCGACCAGCTGGAGACCATCCAGACCCATCGCAGCGTCTCCGACATGGCGTCGCTTAAG TTCAAACGCATGCTCAACAAGGAGCTGTCGCACTTCAGCGAGTCCAGCAGATCGGGAAATCAGATTTCCGAATATATATGTTCCACATTTTTGG ACAAGCAGCAGGAGTTCGACTTGCCATCGCTGCGCGTGGAGGATAACCCCGAGCTGGTGGCCGCCAACGCGGCCGCTGGCCAGCAGTCCGCGGGACAGTACGCGCGCTCCCGCTCGCCGCGCGGTCCGCCCATGTCGCAGATCAGCGGCGTGAAGAGGCCGCTGTCGCACACCAACAGCTTCACCGGCGAACGGCTGCCCACCTTCGGCGTGGAGACACCCAGGGAGAACGAGCTGGGCACCCTGCTCGGCGAACTGGACACCTGGGGTATTCAGATATTCAGCATCGGCGAGTTCAGCGTCAATCGACCGCTCACCTGTGTGGCATACACCATATTTCAG AGTAGAGAATTACTGACCAGTCTTATGATACCACCGAAAACTTTTCTTAACTTTATGTCTACTCTGGAGGACCACTACGTCAAAGACAATCCGTTTCACAATTCGCTGCATGCCGCCGACGTGACCCAAAGCACCAACGTGCTACTCAATACACCGGCGCTGGAGGGCGTGTTCACACCGCTCGAAGTGGGCGGGGCGCTGTTCGCCGCCTGCATCCACGATGTTGATCATCCCGGCTTAACCAATCAGTTCTTGGTTAACTCAA GTTCCGAACTAGCATTAATGTACAATGACGAATCTGTTTTGGAAAATCATCATTTAGCTGTTGCCTTTAAATTATTACAAAATCAAGGATGTGATATATTCTGTAATATGCAAAA GAAACAACGCCAAACATTGAGGAAAATGGTTATTGATATTGTGCTGTCCACGGACATGTCCAAGCACATGAGTCTGCTGGCCGACCTGAAGACAATGGTGGAAACCAAGAAGGTGGCCGGCTCCGGAGTACTGCTGCTGGACAACTACACCGATCGCATACAG GTGCTTGAGAATCTGGTGCACTGCGCCGATCTGAGCAATCCCACCAAGCCGCTGCCGCTTTACAAGCGCTGGGTAGCCCTGCTCATGGAGGAGTTCTTCCTGCAGGGCGACAAGGAGCGCGAGTCGGGCATGGACATCAGTCCCATGTGCGATCGCCACAATGCCACCATCGAGAAGTCGCAGGTGGGCTTCATCGACTACATCGTCCACCCACTATGGGAGACCTGGGCGGACCTGGTGCACCCGGATGCCCAGGATATACTCGACACGCTTGAAGAGAACAGAGACTACTACCAGAGCATGATACCGCCTTCGCCGCCGCCATCGGGCGTCGATGAGAATCCGCAGGAGGACAGGATACGCTTTCAA GTAACCCTTGAGGAATCCGACCAGGAGAACCTCGCCGAGCTGGAGGAGGGCGACGAGAGTGGTGGCGAGAGCACCACCACGGGCACCACCGGAACCACCGCCGCCTCCGCGCTAAGCGGGGCTGGGGGCGGTGGCGGCGCAGGCGGGGGAGTGGCACCAAGAACGGGTGGCTGCCAAAACCAACCGCAACACGGTGGAATGTGA
- the LOC117148073 gene encoding cAMP-specific 3',5'-cyclic phosphodiesterase isoform X10: MLNKNSASSQSLPRVHSFFNMIPSIMQDDLALTILNDRDNMFSIKSQRSHGEDLIVTPFAQILASLRSVRNNLLSLTNVPASNKSRRPNQSSSASRSGNPPGAPLSQGEEAYTRLATDTIEELDWCLDQLETIQTHRSVSDMASLKFKRMLNKELSHFSESSRSGNQISEYICSTFLDKQQEFDLPSLRVEDNPELVAANAAAGQQSAGQYARSRSPRGPPMSQISGVKRPLSHTNSFTGERLPTFGVETPRENELGTLLGELDTWGIQIFSIGEFSVNRPLTCVAYTIFQSRELLTSLMIPPKTFLNFMSTLEDHYVKDNPFHNSLHAADVTQSTNVLLNTPALEGVFTPLEVGGALFAACIHDVDHPGLTNQFLVNSSSELALMYNDESVLENHHLAVAFKLLQNQGCDIFCNMQKKQRQTLRKMVIDIVLSTDMSKHMSLLADLKTMVETKKVAGSGVLLLDNYTDRIQVLENLVHCADLSNPTKPLPLYKRWVALLMEEFFLQGDKERESGMDISPMCDRHNATIEKSQVGFIDYIVHPLWETWADLVHPDAQDILDTLEENRDYYQSMIPPSPPPSGVDENPQEDRIRFQVTLEESDQENLAELEEGDESGGESTTTGTTGTTAASALSGAGGGGGAGGGVAPRTGGCQNQPQHGGM, from the exons ATGCTGAACAAAAACTCAGCGTCGTCGCAGTCTCTGCCGCGAGTGCACAGTTTCTTCAATATGATACCCTCGATCATGCAGGACGATTTGGCTTTGACCATTCTGAACGATCGGGACAACATGTTCTCCATCAAGTCACAGCGCAG CCACGGCGAGGATCTCATTGTGACGCCTTTCGCCCAAATTTTAGCCAGCTTACGTTCAGTGCGCAACAATTTATTAAGTCTGACAAATGTTCCAGCATCAAACAA ATCCAGGCGGCCCAACCAATCCTCGTCGGCCTCGCGATCGGGAAACCCCCCAGGAGCCCCGCTGTCCCAGGGCGAGGAGGCCTACACCCGCCTGGCCACCGACACAATCGAGGAGCTGGACTGGTGCCTCGACCAGCTGGAGACCATCCAGACCCATCGCAGCGTCTCCGACATGGCGTCGCTTAAG TTCAAACGCATGCTCAACAAGGAGCTGTCGCACTTCAGCGAGTCCAGCAGATCGGGAAATCAGATTTCCGAATATATATGTTCCACATTTTTGG ACAAGCAGCAGGAGTTCGACTTGCCATCGCTGCGCGTGGAGGATAACCCCGAGCTGGTGGCCGCCAACGCGGCCGCTGGCCAGCAGTCCGCGGGACAGTACGCGCGCTCCCGCTCGCCGCGCGGTCCGCCCATGTCGCAGATCAGCGGCGTGAAGAGGCCGCTGTCGCACACCAACAGCTTCACCGGCGAACGGCTGCCCACCTTCGGCGTGGAGACACCCAGGGAGAACGAGCTGGGCACCCTGCTCGGCGAACTGGACACCTGGGGTATTCAGATATTCAGCATCGGCGAGTTCAGCGTCAATCGACCGCTCACCTGTGTGGCATACACCATATTTCAG AGTAGAGAATTACTGACCAGTCTTATGATACCACCGAAAACTTTTCTTAACTTTATGTCTACTCTGGAGGACCACTACGTCAAAGACAATCCGTTTCACAATTCGCTGCATGCCGCCGACGTGACCCAAAGCACCAACGTGCTACTCAATACACCGGCGCTGGAGGGCGTGTTCACACCGCTCGAAGTGGGCGGGGCGCTGTTCGCCGCCTGCATCCACGATGTTGATCATCCCGGCTTAACCAATCAGTTCTTGGTTAACTCAA GTTCCGAACTAGCATTAATGTACAATGACGAATCTGTTTTGGAAAATCATCATTTAGCTGTTGCCTTTAAATTATTACAAAATCAAGGATGTGATATATTCTGTAATATGCAAAA GAAACAACGCCAAACATTGAGGAAAATGGTTATTGATATTGTGCTGTCCACGGACATGTCCAAGCACATGAGTCTGCTGGCCGACCTGAAGACAATGGTGGAAACCAAGAAGGTGGCCGGCTCCGGAGTACTGCTGCTGGACAACTACACCGATCGCATACAG GTGCTTGAGAATCTGGTGCACTGCGCCGATCTGAGCAATCCCACCAAGCCGCTGCCGCTTTACAAGCGCTGGGTAGCCCTGCTCATGGAGGAGTTCTTCCTGCAGGGCGACAAGGAGCGCGAGTCGGGCATGGACATCAGTCCCATGTGCGATCGCCACAATGCCACCATCGAGAAGTCGCAGGTGGGCTTCATCGACTACATCGTCCACCCACTATGGGAGACCTGGGCGGACCTGGTGCACCCGGATGCCCAGGATATACTCGACACGCTTGAAGAGAACAGAGACTACTACCAGAGCATGATACCGCCTTCGCCGCCGCCATCGGGCGTCGATGAGAATCCGCAGGAGGACAGGATACGCTTTCAA GTAACCCTTGAGGAATCCGACCAGGAGAACCTCGCCGAGCTGGAGGAGGGCGACGAGAGTGGTGGCGAGAGCACCACCACGGGCACCACCGGAACCACCGCCGCCTCCGCGCTAAGCGGGGCTGGGGGCGGTGGCGGCGCAGGCGGGGGAGTGGCACCAAGAACGGGTGGCTGCCAAAACCAACCGCAACACGGTGGAATGTGA